In Bacteroidales bacterium, the following proteins share a genomic window:
- the tpiA gene encoding triose-phosphate isomerase — translation MRKKIVAGNWKMNNTFEEGVKLTNEIIELSKNITAQNVGIVLCPPFFFLQKCAELIKNNSQITVGAQNCHQEIKGAFTGEVSAEMLKSVGVKYVITGHSERRSYFKEDNVFLSKKVKQVLATGLFPIYCCGETLPERESGKLFEIIKTQIEEGLFDLSKEDFLKIIIAYEPVWAIGTGVTATSAQAQEMHEFIRKLITEKYGSAVAEEITILYGGSCNSKNAKELFANKDVDGGLIGGASLKSQDFIDIVNSF, via the coding sequence ATGCGAAAAAAAATTGTTGCGGGAAATTGGAAAATGAATAACACTTTCGAAGAAGGTGTTAAGCTTACAAATGAAATCATTGAGCTTTCAAAAAATATTACTGCTCAAAATGTCGGAATAGTTTTATGTCCGCCGTTTTTCTTTTTGCAAAAATGTGCTGAGTTAATAAAAAATAATTCACAGATTACTGTGGGAGCACAAAACTGTCATCAGGAAATAAAAGGAGCATTCACAGGTGAAGTTTCTGCCGAAATGCTTAAGTCAGTTGGCGTGAAATATGTGATAACAGGTCATTCCGAAAGAAGAAGTTATTTTAAAGAGGATAATGTTTTTCTTTCAAAAAAAGTGAAACAAGTTTTAGCAACTGGGCTTTTCCCAATTTATTGCTGCGGAGAAACACTTCCAGAAAGAGAATCGGGAAAACTTTTTGAAATAATAAAAACTCAAATCGAAGAAGGTTTATTTGATTTGAGTAAAGAAGATTTTCTGAAAATAATTATAGCTTACGAACCTGTTTGGGCAATTGGAACAGGCGTTACAGCCACTTCCGCTCAGGCGCAGGAAATGCACGAATTTATTAGAAAATTAATAACTGAAAAATATGGCAGTGCTGTTGCTGAAGAAATAACCATTCTATACGGCGGCAGTTGCAATTCAAAAAACGCAAAAGAATTGTTTGCAAATAAAGATGTTGACGGCGGCTTGATTGGCGGTGCTTCGCTGAAATCACAAGACTTTATTGACATTGTAAATTCTTTCTGA
- a CDS encoding T9SS type A sorting domain-containing protein: MKKSTLTKNALTFCLMLLMSSGKKILISTIFIISLFTPSFVIAQVPAFPCAEGFGAVSVGGRGGRVIEVTNLNDAGAGSFRDAVLQTGPRTVVFKVAGTIDMQSDIMISGVAQSYLTIAGQTAPGGGIQLRYYGLSIRNDAHDIIVRYIRHRRGWIDAINSWYYTGFVIANDDGTAPVYNVIVDHCSLGWQQDDNGSWAKVHDVTFQWNIFGEANAYTTMDGASGKGLLVGAEPGYGAWMHNISIHHNYITSNAERNPLISGNGPTEVVNNVIYNWQSFGTGVQTRDAAGSVVNFIGNYYKVGPSTLLNRYEMALSEAGTYTLVQPPQTIYVQDNIGPHRTNSSLPEWNIMGFCGGATPNGEDNNGPASTSFQRNTPWITSSYPITISSATANVTNVLNGAGATLPMRDDIDTRLVNEYNTSTGSVGGDNNWPVLAGGTPYTDTDHDGMPDTWETSNALNPNNSADGAQISVNGYTNLENYLNSLTSCSSLPISLPDAIIVPGSFSYTNGVFTATIKNQGGSPTSGSSIDIGFQVDGVQQTYGSFTVPLAAGASVTINNTTLCSSGGYCGGAYTIPIGTHTITAYADPVNRFAESDETNNTLSQTITVGTTGIVNVTQDGGIKVYPNPFNTSFTLKISSAIILKNTMMKIFDVCGREVKIISINNHETTIEKDELQSGIYFYSIINNNEKITNGKLVVQ, translated from the coding sequence ATGAAAAAATCTACACTTACAAAAAACGCATTAACTTTTTGCTTAATGCTCTTGATGAGCAGTGGCAAAAAAATTCTTATTAGCACCATATTCATCATATCCTTGTTCACCCCGTCTTTCGTAATCGCGCAAGTTCCCGCCTTTCCCTGTGCCGAAGGTTTTGGCGCTGTCTCGGTCGGCGGTCGTGGCGGTCGTGTTATTGAAGTTACCAACCTGAACGACGCGGGGGCGGGCAGTTTTCGAGATGCCGTCCTTCAAACCGGACCGCGTACTGTTGTGTTCAAAGTTGCAGGCACCATTGACATGCAATCAGACATCATGATATCTGGAGTCGCTCAATCATATCTCACCATTGCTGGACAGACCGCGCCTGGTGGAGGAATACAACTTCGCTATTACGGTTTATCTATACGGAACGATGCGCATGACATTATCGTTCGCTATATCCGTCATCGTCGTGGTTGGATTGATGCTATCAACAGCTGGTACTATACTGGGTTTGTTATTGCTAACGATGACGGAACGGCACCGGTCTATAATGTCATCGTTGACCACTGCTCTCTCGGTTGGCAACAGGACGATAACGGCAGTTGGGCAAAAGTGCATGATGTGACGTTTCAGTGGAATATTTTTGGGGAAGCAAATGCCTACACAACAATGGATGGAGCTTCCGGAAAAGGTCTGCTGGTAGGAGCAGAACCGGGATATGGAGCGTGGATGCACAATATTTCAATCCACCACAACTACATTACCAGCAATGCCGAGCGCAACCCCTTGATTTCAGGTAATGGTCCAACTGAGGTTGTGAATAATGTGATTTATAACTGGCAGTCCTTTGGGACTGGTGTTCAGACCCGCGACGCAGCAGGGTCTGTCGTGAACTTCATTGGCAACTACTACAAAGTTGGTCCGAGTACCTTGCTCAACCGATATGAGATGGCGCTCAGCGAAGCCGGTACCTACACACTCGTACAGCCCCCGCAGACGATATATGTGCAGGATAACATTGGTCCGCATCGTACAAATAGCAGCCTGCCCGAATGGAACATCATGGGCTTCTGCGGAGGCGCAACGCCAAACGGAGAAGACAACAACGGACCCGCTTCCACCTCATTCCAGCGCAACACCCCATGGATAACTTCATCATATCCTATCACCATTTCTTCCGCTACGGCAAACGTCACCAACGTTCTTAACGGTGCGGGTGCCACACTCCCCATGCGTGATGACATAGATACCCGTCTTGTAAATGAATATAATACCAGTACAGGAAGCGTGGGAGGCGATAATAACTGGCCAGTACTTGCTGGCGGGACTCCGTATACTGATACCGATCACGACGGCATGCCCGATACGTGGGAAACTTCCAACGCTCTCAATCCCAACAACTCCGCAGATGGTGCCCAAATCTCCGTAAATGGATATACCAATCTTGAGAATTACCTAAATAGTTTGACATCCTGCTCCTCCCTCCCCATATCACTGCCTGACGCCATCATTGTTCCCGGCTCATTCTCCTACACCAATGGGGTCTTTACTGCAACAATAAAGAATCAGGGTGGCTCTCCGACCTCAGGATCCTCTATCGATATAGGGTTCCAAGTGGATGGAGTTCAACAAACCTACGGCAGCTTTACCGTTCCGCTTGCCGCAGGAGCATCTGTTACTATCAACAACACAACATTGTGTAGTAGTGGCGGCTATTGTGGCGGCGCATATACCATTCCTATCGGCACCCACACGATTACCGCGTACGCCGATCCCGTTAACCGCTTTGCGGAATCAGACGAAACCAACAACACGCTTTCGCAAACGATTACCGTGGGCACAACAGGAATTGTTAACGTAACCCAGGATGGGGGTATTAAAGTTTACCCCAATCCTTTCAATACATCCTTTACCTTAAAAATTTCATCTGCAATAATTTTGAAAAATACTATGATGAAAATTTTTGATGTATGCGGAAGGGAAGTAAAAATTATTTCTATCAATAATCACGAAACAACCATTGAAAAAGATGAACTTCAAAGTGGAATTTATTTTTACAGCATCATAAATAATAATGAAAAAATAACGAATGGAAAGTTGGTTGTTCAGTAA
- a CDS encoding sugar-binding protein, translated as MKTKNLLFSTVIALMVLFAGSAFSATYYVATNGNDSYTTTQAQNINTPWKTINASVAKLVAGDILYVRGGTYVEAVNVGVSGTVSLPITISAYPGELPIIDGQNNLPTCGWCGLVVLNGSYIHMSGFEVKNTGSGNYQRGVGIYGQNNIISHFNVHHIIDNGILITGNYNIVEDSQVWQTCLNNVNGSSSNNWASGLSAARAPVNTIIRRNIVYNNWGEGLSVYEANGTTIEDNIVYDNWATNTYISDASNVLFQRNMVYVTPGNICGQSATLTLADEQASKPRSTNNIVINNLFVNTSVDAFSWTIVSGSGLTNVLIANNTLVNCRLSTGVGGNPVIVNTNSQIRNNIFTTSGNIPSASGITWSNNLWQGARPANAVGTGDVLGDPLLAKTGTISPGLLTADYFKLSSASSPAINKAIVLTEVTDDYFKTARGTSPDIGAHEFTTGATNPSFCSSVLAPVIDGIAENTWAQVESDTLKNIMWGTVSSSADISATYKAVWDNTALYLLVNVKDDAFRNDSGTNTWDDDALEIFIDGNNDKTTGDYDANDHQYIIRWNDATAYEYHNATTTLNPVGFTFSQGANTGGYLMELKITWIAIGVTPASGKLIGFDMLADDDDDGGAADASMSWFMQPTSSHETSSFGTIELSGTSCVETPTGIINEEMNNATMIYPNPFNTFFTLKISDATILKNAEMKIYDVCGKEVKSVSISSNETTINRGELQNGIYFYSVINNNEKITNGKIVVQ; from the coding sequence ATGAAAACAAAAAATCTACTCTTCTCCACAGTAATTGCGCTAATGGTTTTGTTCGCCGGTAGTGCTTTTTCAGCCACCTATTATGTTGCTACTAATGGAAATGATAGTTACACAACCACACAAGCTCAGAATATAAACACTCCGTGGAAAACAATCAATGCTTCCGTAGCAAAGCTCGTTGCAGGTGACATTCTTTATGTAAGAGGCGGCACATATGTAGAAGCTGTTAATGTAGGTGTTTCCGGCACAGTGTCATTGCCAATCACCATTTCAGCATACCCCGGAGAGTTGCCAATAATAGATGGCCAAAATAACCTGCCGACTTGCGGCTGGTGTGGACTCGTAGTTTTGAACGGGAGTTATATTCACATGTCGGGATTTGAAGTAAAAAATACTGGTTCGGGTAACTATCAAAGAGGTGTTGGAATATATGGACAAAATAATATAATAAGTCACTTCAATGTCCATCATATTATTGATAATGGCATACTTATTACAGGAAATTACAATATTGTTGAGGACAGTCAGGTATGGCAAACGTGTTTAAATAACGTGAATGGTAGTAGTAGTAATAATTGGGCATCAGGATTAAGCGCAGCGCGTGCTCCGGTTAACACCATAATACGAAGAAATATTGTTTACAACAACTGGGGTGAAGGTCTTTCTGTTTATGAAGCGAATGGAACAACTATAGAAGACAATATCGTGTATGACAACTGGGCGACCAATACGTATATTTCAGATGCCTCCAATGTTCTCTTTCAAAGAAACATGGTGTATGTTACCCCCGGAAATATTTGCGGGCAAAGTGCAACTCTGACACTTGCAGATGAACAGGCAAGCAAACCTCGCTCAACCAATAACATCGTTATCAACAACCTATTTGTCAACACCTCGGTCGATGCCTTCTCATGGACCATCGTTTCCGGAAGCGGTTTGACGAATGTTTTGATCGCGAACAATACTCTTGTTAATTGTAGATTGTCCACAGGAGTTGGTGGAAATCCTGTTATAGTTAATACAAATTCCCAAATTAGAAATAATATTTTTACAACAAGTGGCAACATTCCTTCAGCTTCCGGCATCACTTGGAGCAACAATCTATGGCAAGGAGCCCGCCCTGCAAACGCTGTTGGCACAGGTGATGTTTTAGGAGACCCACTTCTTGCCAAAACAGGAACTATCAGCCCGGGACTACTCACAGCAGATTATTTCAAACTTTCTTCCGCTTCTTCTCCGGCAATAAACAAAGCTATCGTACTGACGGAGGTAACAGACGATTATTTCAAAACCGCCCGTGGCACAAGCCCCGACATTGGCGCCCATGAATTTACAACTGGTGCTACGAATCCTTCTTTTTGCAGTTCTGTGCTGGCTCCTGTAATTGATGGAATAGCCGAAAATACGTGGGCACAAGTAGAATCCGACACCTTAAAAAATATCATGTGGGGAACTGTTTCTTCATCCGCCGATATTTCCGCCACCTATAAAGCCGTGTGGGATAATACAGCCCTTTACCTTTTGGTAAACGTAAAAGATGATGCGTTCAGAAATGATTCTGGAACAAACACCTGGGATGATGATGCTTTGGAGATATTCATTGACGGCAACAACGACAAAACCACCGGCGACTACGATGCCAACGACCATCAATATATCATACGATGGAATGATGCCACGGCTTACGAATACCATAACGCTACCACCACGCTAAATCCTGTCGGGTTTACTTTCTCGCAAGGTGCCAATACCGGCGGATACCTGATGGAACTAAAAATAACATGGATCGCGATTGGTGTTACCCCTGCATCGGGAAAACTCATCGGGTTCGATATGCTTGCTGATGACGACGATGACGGAGGCGCTGCGGATGCGAGTATGTCCTGGTTCATGCAGCCAACATCTTCCCACGAAACCTCTTCTTTCGGAACCATTGAACTATCCGGCACTTCATGCGTGGAAACACCGACAGGAATAATAAATGAAGAAATGAATAACGCTACAATGATTTATCCCAATCCATTCAATACATTCTTTACTTTAAAAATTTCTGATGCAACAATTCTTAAAAATGCTGAGATGAAAATTTATGATGTATGCGGAAAGGAAGTAAAAAGTGTTTCTATCAGCAGCAATGAAACAACCATTAACAGAGGCGAACTACAAAATGGAATTTATTTTTATAGTGTTATCAATAATAATGAAAAAATAACGAATGGAAAAATAGTTGTTCAGTAA
- a CDS encoding T9SS type A sorting domain-containing protein, with protein MATGNKEPMLPWNATKSYFDMIADVPVTLSTLGNYITNEIQEVTGPDGNPCHALFQNLKINNAAGPEWGASQDGFMIYRESVESGDTTDTGDVYYTYWFKFQSNLVAALGTSSNTAWRVLSEWKTGGMIESGSPTWKGDYRIITHVLKNTSTGKLYWHTEGDNVANFFSESQKKVHWEVTNTTIPVPVGEWFKYEVFWHRSTGNSGRYWAAVNGQVIVDHIGWNKDTIYKLPINRIMLNNTYGGGASPEQQWTTGLEIWDGWPCGVGVSCYTPTGLSEKSNQEVFNVYPNPFTTNFTLKISDAPILKNAMLKINDVCGREVKNISINNHETTIDKGDLQSGIYFYNIINNNEKITNGKLVVQ; from the coding sequence GTGGCAACAGGGAATAAAGAGCCAATGCTTCCATGGAACGCGACCAAATCGTATTTTGATATGATTGCTGATGTACCCGTTACTCTCTCAACTCTTGGTAACTACATAACCAACGAGATTCAGGAAGTTACCGGTCCGGACGGAAATCCATGCCATGCACTTTTCCAGAATCTAAAAATAAATAATGCAGCAGGTCCAGAATGGGGCGCCTCTCAAGATGGCTTTATGATATATAGAGAATCGGTTGAGTCTGGTGATACCACTGATACCGGCGATGTGTATTATACGTATTGGTTTAAGTTCCAGTCGAATCTGGTAGCTGCACTTGGCACTTCGAGTAACACAGCATGGCGGGTACTTTCGGAATGGAAAACCGGTGGGATGATTGAAAGCGGTTCACCAACATGGAAGGGAGATTACCGTATAATAACTCATGTATTAAAAAATACCAGCACGGGGAAACTATACTGGCACACTGAAGGAGATAATGTTGCAAATTTTTTCTCCGAAAGCCAAAAAAAAGTCCATTGGGAAGTAACGAATACCACCATCCCTGTCCCGGTTGGAGAATGGTTCAAATATGAAGTTTTTTGGCATCGCTCAACCGGTAATAGTGGTCGTTACTGGGCAGCGGTCAATGGACAGGTCATTGTTGATCATATTGGATGGAATAAGGATACAATATATAAACTTCCGATAAACCGGATTATGCTGAATAACACGTATGGTGGAGGAGCGAGTCCGGAACAACAGTGGACAACAGGTCTGGAGATTTGGGATGGATGGCCCTGCGGTGTTGGTGTGTCTTGCTACACCCCTACCGGACTTTCCGAAAAGAGCAATCAAGAGGTTTTTAATGTTTATCCAAACCCTTTTACTACAAATTTCACCTTAAAAATTTCTGATGCACCCATTCTTAAAAATGCTATGTTGAAAATTAATGATGTATGCGGAAGGGAAGTAAAAAATATTTCTATCAATAATCACGAAACAACCATTGACAAAGGCGACCTTCAAAGCGGGATTTATTTTTACAACATCATCAACAATAATGAAAAAATAACGAACGGGAAGTTGGTTGTGCAATAA
- a CDS encoding T9SS type A sorting domain-containing protein: MKTKVLKRVTKMAFAVIVSLGLSQVSAQTMLYRTDFSPAQSDLSAPSQSDISHGGTGAWQNITGIKVATGNKEAIIPWGADISGLDMIADVPVNLSTIGNYISNGIQQVTGPNGTQVYALYQSVKINNACPPDYGASQCALMIYRGESQTMADPGDVYYTYWFKFPSNLHTQLGTDDGSDNWRVMSEWKTGGSTDYRIITHVHQNTSKTLYWTTEGDGWDNNDNKHIYWGPTNNTTVPVPVGTWFKYEVFWHRSTKGSTDGRYWAAVNGQVIIDYHGSMYPTGVSNPYPINRIFLNNAYSGGSAPIEQWTTGLEIWNGWPCGVGVSCYTPTGLSEKSNQEVFNVYPNPFTTNFTLKISDATILKNAEMKIYDVCGKEVKSVSISSNETIIERGELQSGIYFYSIINNNEKITNGKLIVQ; encoded by the coding sequence ATGAAAACAAAAGTACTAAAACGGGTTACGAAAATGGCTTTCGCAGTAATTGTGTCGTTGGGATTATCCCAAGTATCAGCGCAAACCATGCTTTACAGAACAGATTTTTCACCTGCACAGAGCGACCTCTCTGCACCGTCTCAATCAGATATTTCACATGGAGGTACCGGCGCTTGGCAAAATATTACAGGTATCAAAGTAGCAACAGGGAACAAAGAAGCAATTATTCCCTGGGGAGCAGACATATCAGGTCTTGATATGATAGCCGATGTTCCTGTAAATCTCTCTACTATCGGTAACTATATCAGCAATGGGATTCAGCAGGTAACGGGACCTAACGGGACTCAGGTATATGCACTCTATCAAAGTGTAAAGATAAATAATGCGTGCCCTCCTGATTATGGTGCTTCTCAATGTGCTTTGATGATTTATAGAGGAGAAAGTCAAACTATGGCGGACCCAGGTGATGTGTATTACACCTATTGGTTCAAGTTTCCATCTAATTTACACACTCAATTAGGCACAGATGATGGTTCCGATAACTGGCGAGTAATGTCGGAATGGAAAACGGGCGGCTCCACAGATTACCGCATAATTACCCATGTTCATCAAAATACCAGCAAAACCCTTTACTGGACTACCGAAGGCGATGGCTGGGATAACAATGATAATAAGCACATTTATTGGGGACCAACAAATAACACTACTGTTCCTGTTCCTGTTGGCACATGGTTCAAATATGAAGTTTTCTGGCATAGGTCAACAAAAGGCAGTACCGATGGACGATATTGGGCTGCGGTTAATGGACAGGTAATTATTGATTATCATGGTTCGATGTATCCCACCGGAGTATCTAACCCATACCCCATAAACCGAATATTTTTAAACAATGCCTATAGCGGAGGTAGTGCCCCAATCGAGCAATGGACAACAGGTCTGGAGATTTGGAATGGCTGGCCCTGCGGTGTTGGTGTATCTTGCTACACCCCTACCGGGCTTTCCGAAAAAAGCAACCAAGAAGTTTTTAATGTTTATCCCAACCCTTTTACTACAAATTTCACCTTAAAAATTTCTGATGCAACAATTCTTAAAAATGCTGAGATGAAAATTTATGATGTATGCGGAAAGGAAGTAAAAAGTGTTTCTATCAGCAGTAATGAAACAATTATTGAAAGAGGCGAACTGCAAAGCGGGATTTATTTTTACAGTATCATCAATAATAATGAAAAAATAACGAATGGAAAATTGATTGTACAATAA
- a CDS encoding tetratricopeptide repeat protein: MKKYIFTTAVILTSYLILHTSFSLAAENAPLTKKQNHTIDSLKRVLETTDNKGKAKVYNELAKIYLSFSYEKSYEYAQQALEHAKKYRNKDEEVNAIFTIGNVYNAQFMPDKALSCFQKALEMYQKSGNKMQTAKALNNIGRIYFNTGEYNKAMQYFQKTEKLSRDISYTKGLMYALNNIGVIYENTGEYKKALQYDEDVLALSKKVNDTYFLSLSTFAIGKIYSSLGDYAKAFEYLQEALKIYEQLFAREGDLLNKQGMANVLNMMGEIYFNIGNSNKSLEYHKRALKIYEELNHKEGISSCLNNIGAVYNESGNSHKAMEYFQQALKYAEGIVNKKLIAEILNNIGVTCHALGNYNEALNMHQKSFESAKEAGNKQLMIITLCNIGEDYMMLKNYREGQKYFKQSLELAKAIGDKKNIVNNYERFSILKDKEGNYKEALEYHKLFKIMNDSIYNEESSKKIAEAQFKLENEKKDKEIILNNKKIEILQRDKKIALLKLYIFVSALLLLVIIGLLIYNRQRIKTLKELEIAEKERKIIENELEISVKNLKIKEAQKALMESEITKEREIAEKEKQINETQKELMRAELEHKNEHVMNMGVHIVNKNSILQEIKENIKTVNLALDKNDMEQAIKMLADLSRNITTSMNISKEQEEFNKQMEQINEEFYFKLSKHFPELTDYEKKLSALLKLNLSSKEIASLLNISSSSVDVSRHRLRKKMNIQEKTNFVQFLNQL; this comes from the coding sequence TAACGAACTTGCAAAAATATATTTATCATTCTCGTATGAAAAATCTTACGAATATGCACAGCAAGCATTAGAGCATGCAAAAAAATATAGAAATAAGGACGAAGAAGTTAATGCAATTTTTACTATTGGAAATGTATATAATGCCCAATTCATGCCGGATAAAGCATTGTCTTGTTTTCAGAAAGCGTTGGAAATGTATCAAAAGTCCGGAAACAAAATGCAAACAGCAAAAGCTTTAAATAACATTGGACGTATCTATTTTAATACAGGGGAGTATAACAAAGCCATGCAGTATTTTCAAAAAACGGAAAAGCTTTCCCGTGATATCAGTTACACGAAAGGACTCATGTATGCTTTGAATAACATCGGAGTTATATATGAAAACACAGGAGAGTACAAAAAAGCTTTACAATATGATGAAGATGTCCTTGCTCTGAGTAAAAAAGTGAATGACACCTATTTTTTATCCCTTTCCACCTTTGCAATAGGAAAAATATATAGTTCTCTGGGTGATTATGCGAAAGCATTTGAATATTTACAGGAAGCATTAAAAATATATGAGCAGTTATTTGCACGTGAAGGAGATTTACTTAACAAGCAAGGCATGGCAAATGTATTAAATATGATGGGGGAAATTTATTTCAATATTGGTAATTCAAACAAATCCCTTGAATATCATAAACGGGCTTTGAAAATATACGAGGAATTAAATCATAAAGAGGGAATATCTTCTTGTTTGAATAATATAGGAGCGGTTTACAACGAATCAGGTAATTCACACAAAGCGATGGAATATTTTCAACAAGCACTTAAATATGCTGAAGGAATAGTTAATAAAAAACTTATTGCCGAAATATTAAATAATATTGGAGTCACTTGTCATGCTTTAGGCAATTATAACGAAGCATTGAATATGCATCAAAAATCATTTGAAAGTGCGAAGGAAGCAGGAAACAAACAATTAATGATTATTACCTTATGTAATATTGGAGAAGATTATATGATGCTGAAAAATTACAGAGAGGGGCAGAAATATTTTAAGCAAAGCTTAGAATTAGCAAAAGCAATTGGAGATAAGAAAAATATTGTAAATAATTATGAACGGTTTTCCATACTGAAAGATAAGGAAGGAAATTACAAGGAAGCACTTGAATATCATAAACTGTTTAAAATAATGAATGACAGTATTTATAATGAAGAGAGCAGTAAAAAGATAGCGGAAGCGCAATTCAAATTAGAAAATGAAAAAAAAGACAAGGAAATTATTCTGAATAATAAAAAAATTGAAATATTACAACGCGACAAAAAAATTGCTCTGCTAAAACTATACATATTTGTTAGTGCTTTATTGCTTCTTGTGATAATTGGATTATTAATTTATAACCGTCAACGTATTAAAACACTCAAGGAACTTGAAATTGCCGAAAAGGAACGAAAAATTATTGAAAATGAACTTGAAATTTCTGTCAAGAACCTGAAAATTAAGGAGGCACAAAAAGCTTTAATGGAAAGTGAAATAACCAAAGAACGCGAAATTGCCGAGAAAGAAAAGCAAATTAATGAAACGCAGAAAGAATTAATGAGGGCGGAACTTGAGCATAAGAATGAACATGTTATGAATATGGGTGTACATATCGTCAATAAGAATAGCATACTGCAGGAAATAAAAGAGAATATTAAAACAGTAAACCTCGCACTTGACAAAAATGACATGGAGCAGGCAATTAAAATGCTTGCTGACTTGTCAAGAAATATAACAACAAGCATGAATATTAGCAAAGAACAGGAAGAATTCAACAAACAAATGGAACAGATAAATGAAGAATTCTATTTTAAATTAAGTAAACATTTCCCCGAATTGACTGATTATGAAAAAAAACTGTCAGCGCTGCTGAAATTAAATCTTAGCTCGAAAGAAATTGCCTCATTGTTAAATATATCTTCTTCCAGTGTAGATGTTAGCCGCCATCGGCTAAGGAAAAAAATGAACATACAAGAGAAAACAAATTTTGTGCAATTCCTGAACCAATTGTAA